The Leptospira koniambonensis region TCAACTACACAAAATCGAAGAGCTAAAAGCGAGAATGGATGGGGCTGTTAATTTAATGGCACGTGCAGGATCTCTTTCAAATGGCGCAATCGATGATGCGGAGAAGATCAAGCAGGCCTTGAAGAAAGTACTCTAACGTTGAAATATGGGCGCTTCTCCAGTTCCGTTATCAATCGAGCAAATTAGGAAGGAACTCCCTACCACTTGGGAAGTTATTAGGGCAGACGATGTCCCAAAAATCGTTAGGGTATATAAACTATCTCAATATATAGATGGAATTAAAGTCGTAGCAGCGCTTGCAAATATAGCTAACGATA contains the following coding sequences:
- a CDS encoding 4a-hydroxytetrahydrobiopterin dehydratase, yielding MGASPVPLSIEQIRKELPTTWEVIRADDVPKIVRVYKLSQYIDGIKVVAALANIANDMDHHPEILLSYSSVRVELYTHYLMGLSSFDLHFAISAENLLNNL